The genome window ttcaccctacccaggtgtgaatcggctgttctcacctatacattcagagaaactgaaatgcacctctccctacattaaaaacctcttgaatctgaggctcttctggagactttcagtgatttaaatttgtgtaatttttaaataatttgatttaaatttgtgtaatcttctggattctagattctaaagttgacattgttaccttttttaacccttgaaatggaagaacttgagatttttcttatgatagcgtaaattgcattgtttttaatcagtctttacacaataatattctttggtattttttttttttaaacaggtatgggggctatcttggtttattaatctccgtgcctggtttaggtttagtatttcgtgcgcatctgttatattacaactatcataacactcaaataccttttattgggggttaagtgactgatgtgcctaacatttttcagctgagcctttgtttcactgaaaacgaccgcaacacccccctctctctttcacacacacagagccgaccaaatcattagcacatccctcccccaaacagcacagccatttactttctatccatttacttacatctgaactgagtcgtttgggtAACATGGGTTGAACCCGTTACAgtacaaatcataacagcatactgcatttcattcttataataacgcaaaaacacaagcggggctgaataaccgacatctgctgacgcagtagaacgtcctaacactgttttattttatggtcttttatttcagttaataaatctactataaatttaaggaacacaagaaataagatgacacaaatccctacacgctttttttctaattacaagtgataaaatctaaaggctcactgtgttaacatttattgtgcttaaatttgatcctaataagatttaatttaatttgaattctacatttgtactgtcattttagttctgtgattatgaatttgtgtcACAGTACGTCAGATTTCAGCCATAACATAGCTCCTCCGAAAGTAATCAAAGTTACTCCGGTTCCAGCTCTGCGCCACCTCTTGTTTTTTGCCGCCTCAGTCACAGCGCAAGCTCACCTGTTGCCGATTTGGATTAATCAGATCCGCTTATTTAAGACGCTGCAAGACACCCACCcgctgccagattattgtgccgTTCATGCCAATATTCCTCACGTTTGTTTTGTCATTTGCTCACAGTGTTTTTGATCCTGTTTTGTTATCGACCTCGTCCTTGCCTAGCGATTTGGAATTACTGCTCATTTTGGATTACCGGCTTTGACTTCCGCGTTGTGCACCGACCACAAGACTGCCTAGCGTTTTTGCATTTCTTGCATGTGTAGAGCTACTGACGTCTGGGTTACAGACATCACTCCCAGAATCATCTGAAGCTTCTCCGCGCGTTCACAGAGACTGTATGTTGCACACTATCTTTTGCTTTCTGCTCTTGGATCCTTCCTTTCACTTTTGCGGCTACACTCAGGACCGTGacaatttgtttaactacaatgttttacttgattttatccgctactacgtgcagttctaaaactctgtgtctcattaatccagcagagaatgaattTAGGCATAAGGCGTccgtctgtagttatatagcgccactcagcggtaaaagccagcaaacgcacaaagccaaaggGTACCACTGAGCGCCGCAacggtagaacctacattcaGATTAGGtaaccactatatatatatatatatatatatataagacgtTGCACTATGCAGTACTGtaaacttttgtttattttagtgtttttgttatttattcctGAGACTGGGTAGCATTACCTCTAAATTATAAagcagttctttttttctttctcaaaaaaaataacatctgTCTAGAAAATTAAAAGTTTCGTGTGTCTGTATAATTTATGATAAAAGAGTATGGCACAAAATATATATGcagaaagacaaacaaagaGAGCAGGAGAATGGGGCCGAGGTTAaaggtgtgtttttgtgtgaaaatgaagagaaaaaaatattaccaaaagTTGTGGACATCTACAAAACAAATAACCAGTATTTTAAGCCCCCAAAAATTTTGTGATAGTTGTAAAAGCTGCACGTCTAAATCCATACAATTGTTTCATTGTAATCAATACACACTTCTAGTGTTACCGTAAATGGGCACTTCAACCATCTGGTACTGTAGATGTACATTACACATAATCTAAATTGTGAAACTTTATCCTAGTAATATCCAAGAATTCATGCAAAAAATCACAAAGATTTTTATTGTGTGTCTTTTAAAGGGTTAATGAAATATGCTTTATGCATCAAAtgccacaacaacaacagaacatTGTATTCCATATTTTGCTGTCTGGTAATGGAAacacttttaagcatcaaatcAACACACTTATTTTAATGCCGTTTCAAGCAAATATATTGTATTTAGAGGACTAAATATGATGCTTGACTTTCAACTCTATGCTTTAGTTATGACATGCTAAGCTCAACCAAACATAAAATATTCGCGAAATTTATGAGTAAGAGGAGAAAAggtaaaaggggaaaaaatgtttgttaaattgtttggattgtttttttttttttaattctgaggTGTACTGTGATCCAGACTTTGCATCTTGTTACACAAGTTCCCCGAACAGCATTTAAATAGACCAAAAAAGCTCTCAGATACATCACATAAAGCTTTAGAGATGCACCCCGTGGACATCTCCATTTCCAGGAAAAATGTAACTGAGAAAAGACAGAAACAGTATTTTGGTTAATTTAGTTTGCATAAGAGAATGAATCTGTCAGTGCATTAGAGTAAAATGATTGTGTGCCAGCACCAGTGCATTACGATTAAATTATTTGCTTTAAACAAACAGAGGAAACTAACTTTTAAATATCAAACATTGATCCTGATTTCCCACACATGGCACGGTAGAGTTGCAAAATCCTTCTGAGCTTAGGCAGGTTAGACATATCAGACCATTTGGCCTGGTGTCTGGTtctatggggggaaaaaatcctctttctcaaaaatcatttaatagacaagaaaagaaataatgatCACTCAAAATTCTCATGAGTGATCTAGTCTGCTCTTTAGCTAGTAGGTAAAACCATCAAAGTGGTCATCAGAAATTacaatacaatagaaaatattaatagaAACTCTTCCTACCAGGGAATGTTATGGTAATGTTGTTGCAGTTATCAGACTCACAACAGGACCAGTAAAATGAGCCATTTGCCAGTCCACCATTTATTGTGGTAAACACATCTTTGCCAACTGCGTCATGTTGATCGCATACTGTTCGTTTAACACATTCCCGCATTACTTCAGTTTTATTCTCATTCGGTcctataaaaatacaaatttgcATGTTTCCAGGAAAGAGTATAGAATCAATTATTATATTGCATGTCATATAGCCtactttaacaaaaataaatatagattGACACTAAAATCAAGTTTACCTACTGAATTCAATGCAGCAGTACCACATATTTCATCTGGGCCGCATTGTTGTGTAAGTGTGTCGTTACACTGATCTGAATTACTTTTGCATTTCAAACATTGCAACATGGACACTACAGTAAACAAGCAAATCAAACAGAACCAGGGTATTAATGCAAAAAAGCTTATTATCATTTACACAAATAACAATTACATTAGAATAAAtagtgcaaataataataataataataataataataacacaagtTATCTGcagttttttatgtaaattacaTAATgcttatgttattattattgttgttgtggttgttattattatgtttagcTTAAgttcagttattattattatagatagatagatagatagatagatagatcattcaaaacaaaaaataattaaaaaacatatttcaacTTTACCTgagtagaaaaagaaagacaaaaggtATAAGGCCAGGAGCAGCTTCATCTTACTAAGCAGATGTTAACTGGAGTCTTAGAACTTAATTATCTAATGAGTAGAGAATCTGTAAAAAGATAATTGGTAATgaagccttttttatttaatttactctACATATCACACAAATAATtagttatttactttttttaaaatatggtaCATATAGATGCAAATTAGTTCTGCAAATTTATTTctcttagccctctgagccaccacttccCCACATATTATAAGAAATGTAGTCATTTGTTTGCAATAAACTTCGGTGATATCAATTATAAACAATGTCATTAATATCACAGTAcctgaaaagtttaaaatattacatcatACTACCACAAGGGGACTAATGAAAACAATTGTACTTCTGGGGAGTCACAGAATAGACAAATGACCAAAAGATAAATTGACAGACAAACAGGTCTATCAATTAATCAATTGATAGATGAGaaacattttatacaataatagtcataagacaaaaagaaaaataaataaatatgtatgatGTATTGTGTGTGCAAACTCAACGCATAAAAAGGTTTGAGGTAGTTTGGTAAGGATTTCTATGGGCTCTATAGAATGAATATTGTTTGTTGTGCTTTCTTGAAGATGCTGGATTTGGAGGGGAGGTTTTGCATGTAAGTGTTTGATTGTCAGGGGTTGGCAGGTAAACGGATGTTTGATTATGTTATTAACACTCAGATTAACACTcaaaaattgattttaaaatcagaaaaagtTGATCTCTTGATAGGTCCCAAGGCTCTGAAAGGCTCACAAGgaaattttaaaagcattttttgagGGAATTCCTTCAaggatataatatttatttaattgcataTTAGACCTCTCCACATAAAGGGGTCTCTGTGCCTCTGGCACAATGAATAATTACACTCATCTCCAAGCTGGGAATTAATCTAAAATTGTTAGATAACTGGGGGTCAGTAACACTGCTAACTATTTATAAACTATTAACAGATATTTATGCCACGCGACTTATAGATGGCATCACTGaaataacagtaaaaatgtaatctCCACACAGTAACTTTTGCTTGGTACTGTAGCTGATTGCTGAATTATAATTAAAGTTTCACAAGTGAGAAATGAAGATGTATTTTGTTTCTTGATTTTTCttaacctttaaataaaatcaaacacaaTTTTAGACACTGAAACTATATAGTTGTGGGAAGCAATTTTTAGGGAAGGTGatacgtacagtacagtatatttaccattttaatctttaaatcttCTAGATTTGTAATtaacaaaactattaaatagGGCTGACCAATTTCtccattataaaaaatttaaattttaaaataattatattctacaacaatactggggatttcaaaactataaaataacacatatggaattaggtaattacataacaacaacagttagttattattttaagacacagaggtcagccgttctgtaatagttcttgcaagaactgcattgtcaagtgcatttgcaaaatccgtcaagcaccataatgaaattggctctcatgaaggccattcTAGGAGGGCGAGATTTCGGCCTAatttgaccaattaacagcacctcagattagaggcattatgaagtctttacagagcataagtagcagacacattcCACCATTATactaacactaacactaaaCGACgattttttggttttctttaaaGCTTGTTTAATTCTAGAAAAGCCCAATAACCATCGTACTATCACATTTCGGAATATTAAGAACATTGACATAATGACATTTACATCTGACCTTACTACTCTCCTTATGAAAGACTATTCAGCAACTCCGGATGGATTGGTATTAATGTACAATGAAGCGCTGCAGTCATCATTTGATATGCATGCGTCTATAAAATCCagatctgttttatttattaattctgcTCCCTGGTTAACATCTGATTTGCGTAGGCTAAAAGCTCAAGGTCACCGTCTAGAACGTCTGTGTATTAAAACCGGACTTGTCGCTTAcaaggaaatgtacagtattctgggggcctccgagtggcgcagtggtactgtaaagtgctcgccctatcatccgtttgtttgtctgtgtttccttctggctctcccttttagttatgctgtcatagtttgtcctgccggagtccctgcttgcactctgcacaaaatatatattcaccTTATAAATTGTTCCACTGTGACCACTGCCAtcactccatttttttttgctctctcctcttctgctctctctctccctctctcctttttcctcgaactatctctctgtcgagctatacgtgtcgctcctgagctgccagtgatcagGACTTCCTCTGTCCtttggacctgtctaactcgtcctggagtcctgcttttGGAttgatgccccgtgtggtctgcctggaatgcgtgtggtgactggggatggttccacttttccacaaagacgGTCATGCAGATCATGCAGACAGCTGGTCTCTGAgtacctgtgacttcagtcgctcaatagttcaggactggaatttattacagtctacctgagcctccaggaacaaactggactcattttaatttaacatatcACCTGTGATACTGAACGTCCAGTCTCATCAGAGaaagtcttatcattttgattcatacacattcacatttcatacaaacctaaataaatcttttgattgtgtaaagctgctttgtgacaatgtcaattgttaaaagcgccatacaaataaaattgaattgaattagtcAAAGTTTGTCTTCTGGTTCTCTTACCATTCATTACTGAGATCATCCACTCTTCTCTGACTTCTGGCATCGTTCccaatttctttaaaactgcattaataTCTCCTATACTCAAGAAACCAGGTGCTGATCCAAACAACTTTGATCATTTTCGTCCAATTTTAAATCTGCCATTCCTATCAAAAATCCTAGAGAAGGTTGTTTCAGCACAGGTTTTCGTCCTAAGCATAGTACCGAGACTGCCCTTGTCAAACTATCCAATGATCTTCTGGTAGCAGGACGTGTGTCTATTTTAATACTTCTTGATTTGACCTCAGCATTTGACAATAATATTCTTCCTTGTATGTGTTTGGCAATCATGGGATCTCGAGCTTTTAGCTACACTGCCCTCTACCTGTGGAATCTACTACCTCTCATCATCCGTAATGGTTAACTCTATTTATGTCCTTAAATCCCGTTTAAAAACACATCTCTTCAGGCAGACATACTTTTAACACTGCATTGTATGTATATTGTCATTTATTAGTCCATGTATGTATGTtgtcttatatttatttataaaactgctgtttttgttgttttgttttttttatggtatgtAAGGTGTCCTTGACTGTCATTAAAGGCgcctacaaataaaatgtattattattattattattattattattattattattattaactgtttaaaaaaaaataatgaattttttgGACGCTTTCAGCATTCCttcacaatgtagaaaaaaaaaaattaggaacgatcatggagttagaaagtgaccccaaacatttgaatgagtgtatatatatatttattcaatatAATTTCAGCAATTGTATAGCTCCAACAGAGATGTTGTCTATTCATAGTCAGAACTCAAGACTTTGGGAATTATCAGTCCTAGTTTGCTATTATCAGTTCAATATAC of Clarias gariepinus isolate MV-2021 ecotype Netherlands chromosome 6, CGAR_prim_01v2, whole genome shotgun sequence contains these proteins:
- the LOC128527109 gene encoding phospholipase A2 inhibitor and Ly6/PLAUR domain-containing protein-like, which codes for MKLLLALYLLSFFFYSVSMLQCLKCKSNSDQCNDTLTQQCGPDEICGTAALNSVGPNENKTEVMRECVKRTVCDQHDAVGKDVFTTINGGLANGSFYWSCCESDNCNNITITFPEPDTRPNGLICLTCLSSEGFCNSTVPCVGNQDQCLIFKITFFLEMEMSTGCISKALCDVSESFFGLFKCCSGNLCNKMQSLDHSTPQN